In Gymnogyps californianus isolate 813 chromosome 12, ASM1813914v2, whole genome shotgun sequence, the genomic window GGGGCCGAGCCCACGGCACGGCTGCCCTGGGGTGGCATGGCCAGCCGAGGCTCCCACCGCCCGGCTGGGTGAGTGGGCAAAGGGGCTCTCACTGCTCGGTCCCGCTGAACACAACCAGACCGAGGGCGTCAGTGCGGACGGGGTTTTATTGCAGAGCCGGGTTACAGCGCGGGTCTGCAGCATCCTTTGGTTTGGGCTTCACGAAAGCAGCGGGAGGCCACGGGTGTTCAGCACGGAGACCTTTGCCGACGGCCAGGCAACACCAAGCTCTCCCGGGGTGCATCCCGGGGCCGGGCCAGGAGCATCACGGCAGCACCGGCACTAATGGCACTGCAAGGTCTGAGCCTCTTGCGGTGCTGGGCAAGCGGCAAAGCCGGGCAGCCCCGTGGCGAGGGCACcagtgggaaaggaaggaggcgGTTGTGGTATAACTGGTGCGGGGTTAAGGCAGGTGCCTGGGAGGTCTGCAGGGAAGACAGGCTGCAGTCCCCGGTGGGATGGCAGGGAGGGTGCCCCGAAAGCCGGGGCTGAGGTAGGGAAGGTCTGGGTGCCAGTGGGGCAGGGGAGCCCTGAGGAGCAGTGCTGTTAGTACGGCgggcgctgccggcggcggggggctgggggtgacAGCACAGGGGGGGACAGGAGGGACTGGGGGGGGTCACAGCACGGGGGGGGACAGACGTAGCGCTGGGGCAGAGCACGCGGCCCGGCGACTTTCCCAATCACATCAGCGCTGGGTGGCCGACATCCcgccagcctggggctggccccAGCGCAGCCTCCCGGGGCCCACAACACGCGGGCATGTCCCAAGGCTGACGTGAGCGCCGGCCCCACGGCCGATGCGCAGGGACCGGGGCGGTGGGCGCCACGGGCACCCCTCCCTACTTTTTCACTTTGGCGTCGTAGGTGCCTGCGTTCTTGTAGGCACTGACGTAGCCGCTGGTGTCCACGATGTTCTCCCGCCCGCTcttgcccttgcccttgccGCTCTCGTCGAAGCGCTCCTTGTGGGAGCCCGTGTACTTGGAGGTGTCCGTCAGCCTCTCCACGGCCCCCACCGTCTTGGCTTTCTGCGGTGGGGAGATGGGACACGGGAGTCAAGAACGTGCCCCATCCCCTTCATCCCTTGCCCCACGCAAGCTCCTGACACCCACTGAAGACCCTGCTGTGCCCCCCGTGCCCACCAGACCTATGCAGCCCCCAGACCTCCCAGCCCACCCAGGTCCCCTGGAAAGCATTTGCACTGCGGGCAGAGCTCCGTCCTCCCCTCCCGACCACCCTCCCGCTCCCAGCGGCCGAGGGGTTCTTCACTCACCGTGACACCCACGTTAATGggctccttccctgccaccaGCTGGCAGATGGCTTCGTACGCCTCCTCTTTGCTCTTGTCCTTAAATCTCTTGGGGGCCAGCTCCTCCAGCGCCTTCTTGAACTCCTCGTAGTTGATGACACGGGCTGTCTTCCCTCTGCAAGCACAAAACCCAGGCTGCCCTCAGCACATCTTCAGGTTGCGCTTCCAAATGGGGCTGCAGCGGGATGAGCTGCATTAGGGAGACCCCAACTTTGTCCTCCACCAGCCCCGGGCCCCTCGCTCACCTCCGAAATGCAGCTATCGGCCAGGGCAATCCCAGCTGAATGGGTCGGGCTGGCGCAGCCGGTGCTGAGCTCCAGGAGCTTTTCAGCCACATGCTGTTAAAGTCCCTGGTGCCAAAAACCTC contains:
- the TPPP3 gene encoding tubulin polymerization-promoting protein family member 3 — protein: MAGSAEMASLEESFRKFAIYGDTKATGQEMNGKNWAKLCKDCKVTDGKSVTSTDVDIVFSKVKGKTARVINYEEFKKALEELAPKRFKDKSKEEAYEAICQLVAGKEPINVGVTKAKTVGAVERLTDTSKYTGSHKERFDESGKGKGKSGRENIVDTSGYVSAYKNAGTYDAKVKK